In the Bombus pyrosoma isolate SC7728 linkage group LG15, ASM1482585v1, whole genome shotgun sequence genome, one interval contains:
- the LOC122575816 gene encoding beta-TrCP isoform X2 has product MMNMETDEIIEDTNTNLQYPITILYDPTRKKELPSGVSAQYRQEKETCMKLFEKWSEPEQVNFVEQLLTRMCHYQHGHINAYLKPMLQRDFISLLPKKGLDHVAESILSYLDADSLIAAELVCKEWLRVISEGMLWKKLIECKVRTDSIWRGLAERRGWIQYLFKPRPGESHPNHNFYRSLYPKIVKDIDSIDNNWRMGRFNLQRINCRSENSKGVYCLQYDDQKIVSGLRDNTIKIWDRSTLQCIKVLTGHTGSVLCLQYDDKAIISGSSDSTVRVWDANTGEMVNTLIHHCEAVLHLRFNNGMMVTCSKDRSIAVWDMTSQTEIALRRVLVGHRAAVNVVDFDEKYIVSASGDRTIKVWKTSTCEFVRTLNGHKRGIACLQYKDCLVVSGSSDNTIRLWDIECGACLRVLEGHDELVRCIRFDSKHIVSGAYDGKIKVWDLVAALDPRALTNSLCIRTLVEHTGRVFRLQFDEFQIVSSSHDDTILIWDFLNFNPSNGSVSSCGPAAINASAFE; this is encoded by the exons ATGATGAACATGGAAACGGATGAGATTATCGAAGACACAAACACGAATCTTCAG TATCCAATAACAATACTTTATGACCCTACTCGCAAGAAAGAACTGCCATCTGGAGTATCTGCACAATATAGGCAAGAAAAGGAAACTTGTATGAAACTCTTTGAGAAGTGGAGTGAGCCCGAACAAGTTAACTTTGTTGAACAATTGTTAACAAGAATGTGTCACTATCAGCATGGTCACATCAATGCATATCTGAAACCAATGTTGCAGagagattttatttctctacTACCAA AAAAAGGATTGGACCATGTGGCAGAAAGTATTCTTTCCTATCTAGATGCTGATTCATTAATTGCTGCTGAATTAGTATGTAAAGAATGGCTCAGAGTAATTAGTGAAGGAATGCTttggaagaaattaattgaatgtaAAGTTCGGACTGACTCAATATGGAGAGGTCTTGCAGAAAGGAGAGGATG GATTCAGTATTTGTTCAAGCCAAGGCCGGGGGAAAGCCACCCAAATCACAATTTCTATAGATCTCTTTATCCCAAAATAGTTAAAGATATTGATAGTATAGATAACAATTGGAGAATGGGAAGATTTAATCTTCAACGAATAAATTGTAGAAGTGAAAATTCAAAAGGTGTTTACTGTTTACAATATGATGACCAAAAAATTGTCTCTGGTCTTAGAGacaatacaattaaaatcTGGGACAGAAGTACACTACAGTGCATTAAAGTCTTAACAGGACACACTGGTTCTGTTTTATGTTTACAGTATGATGACAAAGCAATAATATCTGGTTCCTCTGATAGCACTGTAAGAGTTTGGGATGCTAATACTGGAGAAATGGTTAATACATTGATACACCATTGTGAGGCAGTTCTACATCTCAGATTTAATAATGGCATGATGGTCACTTGTTCAAAG GATCGTTCAATTGCTGTATGGGATATGACATCACAAACGGAAATTGCATTAAGAAGGGTATTAGTGGGGCATAGGGCAGCAGTAAATGTTGTtgattttgatgaaaaatatatcgtttctGCTAGTGGTGATAGGACTATTAAAGTATGGAAAACATCTACTTGCGAATTTGTGCGAACATTAAATGGACATAAACGGGGTATAGCGTGTTTGCAATATAAGGACTGCTTAGTAGTTAGTGGTAGCAGTGATAATACAATCAGATTATGGGATATTGAATGTGGTGCGTGCTTACGCGTCCTAGAAGGACATGACGAATTGGTCAGATGTATTAGATTTGATAGCAAGCACATAGTTAGTGGAGCTTATGATGG aaaaattaaagtatGGGATTTGGTGGCTGCACTAGATCCACGTGCTCTAACTAACTCGCTTTGTATACGTACATTAGTG GAACACACAGGTCGTGTATTTCGTCTTCAGTTCGATGAGTTCCAGATAGTATCGTCGTCGCACGatgatacaatattaatatgggattttctgaattttaatCCATCAAATGGATCTGTATCATCTTGTGGGCCTGCAGCAATAAATGCATCAG catTTGAGTGA
- the LOC122575816 gene encoding beta-TrCP isoform X1, with amino-acid sequence MMNMETDEIIEDTNTNLQYPITILYDPTRKKELPSGVSAQYRQEKETCMKLFEKWSEPEQVNFVEQLLTRMCHYQHGHINAYLKPMLQRDFISLLPKKGLDHVAESILSYLDADSLIAAELVCKEWLRVISEGMLWKKLIECKVRTDSIWRGLAERRGWIQYLFKPRPGESHPNHNFYRSLYPKIVKDIDSIDNNWRMGRFNLQRINCRSENSKGVYCLQYDDQKIVSGLRDNTIKIWDRSTLQCIKVLTGHTGSVLCLQYDDKAIISGSSDSTVRVWDANTGEMVNTLIHHCEAVLHLRFNNGMMVTCSKDRSIAVWDMTSQTEIALRRVLVGHRAAVNVVDFDEKYIVSASGDRTIKVWKTSTCEFVRTLNGHKRGIACLQYKDCLVVSGSSDNTIRLWDIECGACLRVLEGHDELVRCIRFDSKHIVSGAYDGKIKVWDLVAALDPRALTNSLCIRTLVEHTGRVFRLQFDEFQIVSSSHDDTILIWDFLNFNPSNGSVSSCGPAAINASGVNQSDTRSPSPFE; translated from the exons ATGATGAACATGGAAACGGATGAGATTATCGAAGACACAAACACGAATCTTCAG TATCCAATAACAATACTTTATGACCCTACTCGCAAGAAAGAACTGCCATCTGGAGTATCTGCACAATATAGGCAAGAAAAGGAAACTTGTATGAAACTCTTTGAGAAGTGGAGTGAGCCCGAACAAGTTAACTTTGTTGAACAATTGTTAACAAGAATGTGTCACTATCAGCATGGTCACATCAATGCATATCTGAAACCAATGTTGCAGagagattttatttctctacTACCAA AAAAAGGATTGGACCATGTGGCAGAAAGTATTCTTTCCTATCTAGATGCTGATTCATTAATTGCTGCTGAATTAGTATGTAAAGAATGGCTCAGAGTAATTAGTGAAGGAATGCTttggaagaaattaattgaatgtaAAGTTCGGACTGACTCAATATGGAGAGGTCTTGCAGAAAGGAGAGGATG GATTCAGTATTTGTTCAAGCCAAGGCCGGGGGAAAGCCACCCAAATCACAATTTCTATAGATCTCTTTATCCCAAAATAGTTAAAGATATTGATAGTATAGATAACAATTGGAGAATGGGAAGATTTAATCTTCAACGAATAAATTGTAGAAGTGAAAATTCAAAAGGTGTTTACTGTTTACAATATGATGACCAAAAAATTGTCTCTGGTCTTAGAGacaatacaattaaaatcTGGGACAGAAGTACACTACAGTGCATTAAAGTCTTAACAGGACACACTGGTTCTGTTTTATGTTTACAGTATGATGACAAAGCAATAATATCTGGTTCCTCTGATAGCACTGTAAGAGTTTGGGATGCTAATACTGGAGAAATGGTTAATACATTGATACACCATTGTGAGGCAGTTCTACATCTCAGATTTAATAATGGCATGATGGTCACTTGTTCAAAG GATCGTTCAATTGCTGTATGGGATATGACATCACAAACGGAAATTGCATTAAGAAGGGTATTAGTGGGGCATAGGGCAGCAGTAAATGTTGTtgattttgatgaaaaatatatcgtttctGCTAGTGGTGATAGGACTATTAAAGTATGGAAAACATCTACTTGCGAATTTGTGCGAACATTAAATGGACATAAACGGGGTATAGCGTGTTTGCAATATAAGGACTGCTTAGTAGTTAGTGGTAGCAGTGATAATACAATCAGATTATGGGATATTGAATGTGGTGCGTGCTTACGCGTCCTAGAAGGACATGACGAATTGGTCAGATGTATTAGATTTGATAGCAAGCACATAGTTAGTGGAGCTTATGATGG aaaaattaaagtatGGGATTTGGTGGCTGCACTAGATCCACGTGCTCTAACTAACTCGCTTTGTATACGTACATTAGTG GAACACACAGGTCGTGTATTTCGTCTTCAGTTCGATGAGTTCCAGATAGTATCGTCGTCGCACGatgatacaatattaatatgggattttctgaattttaatCCATCAAATGGATCTGTATCATCTTGTGGGCCTGCAGCAATAAATGCATCAGGTGTGAATCAATCTGATACTAGATCTCCATCTC catTTGAGTGA
- the LOC122575817 gene encoding phospholipid phosphatase 4 — MAMTRGKDFLTEYWFDILLRIVLVGLFIELENAEPFTRKIHEDELWLYKNPRTESYVPTTILWPLVFIMPAIVILFVFLVYKDKTDIYQAVLSVTLALGFNGVITDIIKLVVGRPRPDFFWRCFPDGQTNPDFKCNGNPVLIKDGKKSFPSGHSSFAFASFGFIALYIAGKLHTFSLMGKGQSWKLCAFVLPICIALLIALSRTCDYHHHWQDTIIHH; from the exons ATGGCTATGACACGTGGTAAAGATTTCTTAACAGAATATTGGTTTGACATATTATTGCGAATTGTCTTAGTGGGATTATTTAT TGAATTAGAAAATGCAGAACCATTTACTAGGAAAATTCATGAAGATGAATTATggttgtataaaaatccaagGACTGAATCATATGTTCCAACCACCATATTATGG ccTCTGGTTTTTATAATGCCTGCTATAGTAATCTTATTTGTCTTTTTGGTTTACAAAGACAAAACTGACATTTATCAAGCAGTATTATCTGTAACTTTAGCATTAGGATTTAATGGTGTCATTACAGATATTATAAAACTTGTTGTTG GTCGCCCTAGACCAGATTTCTTTTGGAGATGTTTTCCTGATGGACAAACAAATCCAGATTTTAAATGTAATGGAAATCCAGTTCTTataaaagatggaaagaaatCATTTCCAAGTGGTCATTCCTCAT TTGCATTTGCAAGTTTTGGTTTCATTGCGCTGTATATAGCTGGtaaattacatacatttagTTTAATGGGTAAAGGACAATCATGGAAATTGTGTGCATTTGTATTACCGATTTGTATTGCTCTCTTAATTGCATTGAGTAGAACTTGTGATTATCATCATCACTGGCAAG ACACTATTATCCACCATTAG
- the LOC122575812 gene encoding KAT8 regulatory NSL complex subunit 3: MLTSTLTMPSTSINTSRIPSPISDTFDDNPSRLTTYLHQLAGCYETEINVLAKDHCYARPWNWKPENVYVKPIKKLFFSKKNLLTEKVAQDEEINIEEINNEPLVPPIDFTRVRHQMDELQRLANFARPDENEDWEEKLDKILWTPVQNRIFTKVLKILNSERLTRLAKVNSSIEPIYRRTSVDTAARRFRETLASVGWDWRLAQWLHNLLFDHLPQEYLGIYLDILQSLRLKIPQLIDKMIAIQPNINAKTGSITWETLGSLLKRTWDPITPSLNSNRLKKLPGNPILIIVPSGVGSSMSTRQHKWISQLGALGMVVTVHTHLGLAANRMTMMVCIDQLLQATRTKIQDIRSDCPGRPIILVGFNTGAALACQVAQMEHVTAVICLGFSFLTVEGKRGTPDDTLMDIRCPVMFVIGQNATLVRPDDIEDLRERMMVETSLVVVGTADDHLRISTAKKISEGITQNMVDRCILDEIGDFVGTILLQPHPLPLRSTSLSNYENKNNRKESRKRRNSTSSSVESEPNSPTIKKSRPNTPISSVISIGQNTQSTTISRIGTFSTQQNIIAVSGIHTNHVQSVKRKPRVVSNQKSHFVEHLITSRLSGQTNSGSDNGGITLNIGSLASLAPIGPIRLAPASSGQGVSTTIKNIPKSSIASTKVPKIVSTNVQLQNMPKMKAIVSSGKGFSKVISNNYRHLNIPDKNGDTKLVNVLTSSGNQIRVNTSTAAVMHNKPTIGTSNGTLSNILQNGKTSLTLTTSSSSARISAASSILLTPNNSVATNTASTTSIIPKVMDDMATTSSSSHLMLSSTHSLDTFKMSQIPRQVTTCNNNDISHNAVCGNIIMVESSLSTKPTCSSVIVPLSNHNSGTILPLSNKLKVTQKSTKSMPKITVNASSLQRIHKSQTVQKNSLVNEIDDELGNILDIPIIFAKDDDNLNSIEKSSSLSQTMAVDIHEKTIPKLNSNTKVVLISNKQDKLQQSNKFVTPCTQAVLCPNVAVQNLNHVILQTNPQTSTLSKTKTTIPIQTRSNQPTVKYTKIILAKRNSQSVHQNDKNEQVIVTKTVDKINASKLLNFDKNEHRYAQIAIKQMAKNEDNIVDEALEIEDAIKMNIIERKHISLQRVDLLSQTSDKAKESLTEAKVNVTKEDNSECTDDVINLQI; this comes from the exons ATGTTAACTTCAACATTAACGATGCCATCCACATCGATAAACACTTCTAGAATTCCAAGTCCCATCAGTGATACATTTGATGATAATCCTAGTAGATTAACTACATATTTACATCAGCTTGCTGGGTGCtatgaaactgaaattaatGTGCTTGCAAAAGATCATTGTTATGCACGTCCATGGAATTGGAAACCAgaaaatgtttatgtaaagccaataaaaaagttgtttttttcaaagaaaaatttattaac gGAAAAAGTTGCTCAGgatgaagaaattaatatagaagaaattaataatgagCCATTAGTACCACCAATAGATTTTACTAGAGTTCGACATCAAATGGATGAATTACAAAGGTTAGCAAATTTTGCTAGACCTGATGAAAATGAAGATTGGGAAGAAAAgcttgataaaattttatggacACCGGTTCAAAATCGAATATTCACCAAagttcttaaaatattaaattcagaGAGACTTACAAGATTAGCTAAAGTAAACAGTTCAATAGAACCAATTTATCGAAGAACATCAGTTGACACAGCAGCAAGGAGGTTTCGAGAAACATTAGCTTCAGTTGGGTGGGATTGGAGACTTGCACAATGGttacataatttattgtttGACCATCTTCCTCAAGAATATCTTGGGATTTATCTTGATATATTACAATCTTTAAGACTGAAAATTCCTCAACTTATTGATAAAATGATTGCTATACAACCAAATATTAATGCAAAAACAGGTTCTATAACATGGGAAACACTTGGATCACTCCTTAAACGTACATGGGATCCAATTACTCCTAGTTTAAATAGTAATAGACtt AAAAAATTACCAGGAAATCCAATCTTAATAATAGTTCCTTCTGGAGTGGGATCTAGTATGTCTACAAGGCAACATAAATGGATTTCACAATTAGGAGCTTTAGGAATGGTTGTTACTGTTCACACACACTTAGGTTTAGCAGCTAATAGAATGACCATGATGGTATGCATTGATCAATTACTTCAAGCCACTAGAACTAAGATACAAGATATTAGAAGTGATTGTCCTGGTAGACCAATTATTCTTGTTGGATTTAATACTGGTGCTGCTCTTGCATGTCAG GTAGCACAAATGGAACATGTAACTGCAGTTATTTGTCTTGGGTTTTCATTTCTTACAGTTGAAGGAAAAAGGGGTACACCTGATGATACATTAATGGATATTCGATGCCCAGTTATGTTTGTTATTGGACAAAATGCTACACTTGTAAGACCTGATGATATAGAGGATCTCAGAGAAAGAATGATGGTTGAAACAAGTTTGGTAGTGGTTGGAACTGCTGATGACCATTTAAGAATTTCTACTGCTAAAAAGATATCAGAGGGTATTACACAAAACATGGTAGATAGATGTATCTTGGATGAAATCGGAGATTTTGTGGGAACTATTCTTTTGCAACCACATCCATTACCATTGAGATCAACATCATTGtcaaattatgaaaataaaaataacagaaaagaaTCACGGAAGCGAAGAAATTCAACAAGTAGCTCTGTTGAAAGTGAACCAAATTCTCCTACAATAAAAAAGTCTCGACCAAATACACCAATCTCTTCAGTAATATCTATTGGACAAAATACACAATCAACTACGATTTCCCGAATAGGAACATTTAGTACGCAACAGAATATAATCGCAGTGAGCGGAATACATACAAATCATGTGCAGAGCGTGAAACGGAAACCTCGAGTTGTTAGTAACCAGAAAAGTCATTTTGTGGAACACTTGATAACATCTAGACTTTCCGGACAA ACAAACTCGGGTTCAGATAATGGTGGTATAACATTAAACATTGGCTCATTGGCAAGTTTAGCACCAATTGGACCGATACGTTTAGCTCCAGCATCATCAGGTCAAGGTGTATCtacaacaataaaaaatattcctaaatCTTCGATTGCATCAACTAAAGTGCCTAAAATTGTATCAACGAATGTACAGTTACAGAACATGCCAAAAATGAAAGCCATTGTATCATCAGGTAAAGGCTTTTCTAAAGTAATATCAAACAATTATAGGCATCTCAATATTCCTGACAAAAATGGAGATACAAAACTTGTTAACGTTTTAACATCATCAGGAAATCAGATTAGAGTGAATACTTCAACTGCAGCAG tAATGCACAATAAACCTACAATTGGTACATCAAATGGaactttatcaaatattttacaaaatggtAAAACTTCTCTTACACTCACTACTAGCTCATCGTCTGCGCGTATATCGGCAGCTTCCAGCATTTTACTAACACCAAACAATTCTGTGGCAACTAATACAGCATCAACCACATCGATAATACCAAAag TGATGGACGACATGGCAACAACCAGTAGCTCTTCACATTTGATGCTCAGTTCTACTCATTCCTTGGACACATTCAAGATGTCACAAATACCTCGACAAGTAACAACTTGTAATAACAACGATATCTCTCATAATGCAGTATGTGGGAATATAATCATGGTTGAAAGTTCCCTTAGTACTAAACCTACTTGTTCATCCGTAATAGTACCATTAAGCAATCATAATTCAGGAACTATTTTACCACTGTCTAATAAACTAAAAGTTACTCAAAAATCGACCAAATCTATGCCAAAGATAACAGTCAATGCATCTAGTTTACAAAGAATTCATAAGTCTCAAACAGTACAGAAGAATTCTCTTGTAAACGAGATTGATGATGAATTAggaaatatattagatataccaataatttttgcaaaagaTGATGATAATTTAAACTCTATTGAGAAAAGTTCATCTTTATCTCAGACAATGGCTGTAGATATTCATGAAAAGACTATACCTAAATTGAACAGTAATACCAAAGTTGTTCTCATAAGTAACAAGCAAGATAAGTTACagcaaagtaataaatttgtaacacCTTGTACCCAAGCTGTTCTATGTCCTAATGTAGctgtacaaaatttaaatcatgTGATACTACAGACAAACCCACAAACTTCCACTTTGTCTAAAACTAAAACTACAATTCCAATACAAACTCGTTCAAATCAACCCACTGTTAAATACACCAAGATAATTCTTGCGAAGAGAAATTCTCAATCAGTACatcaaaatgataaaaatgaacaagTCATTGTAACAAAGACAGTTGACAAAATTAATGCATCTAAGTTGctaaatttcgataaaaatgagCATCGATATGCACAAATCGCGATAAAGCAAATGGCAAAGAATGAAGATAATATAGTAGATGAGGCATTAGAAATAGAAGAtgctataaaaatgaatattatagaaCGTAAACATATATCTTTGCAAAGAGTTGATTTATTATCACAGACAAGTGACAAGGCAAAAGAAAGTTTGACTGAAGCTAAAGTAAATGTaacaaaagaagataattc